The Pseudomonas sp. FP2309 genomic sequence AGCCGTCTTGAGCAGCCCCGCAGCCCCTGCGCCCGCCGGCACGTCGATGGTGGGACGCAGCCGCGCCAAATTGCGAAACCCCCATTGACTGAACGGAGGAAGCATCCAATTGCTCCACGTAACCCGGTGTTTCGGCGCTGCCGGAAAGCCCTGCATCAATACGGGAGCCAAGCCCGGCGCGGGCGAGGATTCGGCCGCCTGCACATACAGGCTGGCCAATGAAGGCGTGATTTTCTGACCCATGGTGACAACCCTGGAAATGACTCTGCATGTGAGCAGATGCGCAGTAATAATTAACCGGCAAATATTCTTTAGTCAATAAATGTTTTTATCCAAAAAAAGAAAACCCTTTGCCTACGCCAGAATTCACTTCACTCATTAAAAAGTTGGCGATGGGGAGATCAGCGACGCTTGCGGCGGTCGCTTCAATGCGATGCCGTTGAGGGAGGCAATGAGGGGACGTTGCGCCTATGAGGCAAGGAGGTGCGCAGGAGCACGGTGGCTTGATCGATTCGAGTTGGCGTCAATCGGGCCGGCGGCAGCCGAGTGTCGCCGCCCGCCATCCGCAGGCCTCAATCGCGCCGCAATAACGTGTTGGGCGCCACGCCAAACGCTTTGCGAAACGCATGGCTGAAATGGGAGAAATCAGAGAACCCGAAGTCCAGCGCGGCCTGGGACACACTGCGTACCTGGCCACGCTCAATCGCTTCGCGGCTGGCATTCAGGCGCTCTTTCCAGATCTCGGCAACGGGGGTTTTCTGGTAGCGCGCGAAGGCGCGTGTAACGGTGCGGGTCGACACGTTGTGGGCCTGGGCGATGACTTCAATCGACAGGTCCGGCTCGGTCAGGTGCCGTTGGATGTACTGCATGATGCGGCCGTAAAGGTCCAATTCCTGGTGGGTGGTTTTCAGGTCCTGGAGTTCCAGGCTGATCACCAGCAGGTCGAGCAAGGCTGCTGAATAGCGCGTTGCGATGCGCTCGTCCTGCAACGACGCCGGGGTGCTGGCGGCCTGGCGCAGCATCTCACGCAGGGGGATGACCCCAGGCCGGCGGTCGTCGAGGACCATCGCGGTGCACTCCGCGATACGCGGCAGGCGGTCGGTCAGTAACGCTCGCGGAATCCGCACCAGGTGGTTTTCGGTACCACCGAAGCTGAAGCGAAACGCTTGAGTTGCGTCATAAAGAAACAAATTTCCGGCGGCCAGGCTGGCTTTTCGTCCGCCCTGCTCTATCTGGCCATGGCCATTTCGGGCGAAACCCAACCATAAATCTTCAGCCGGACCGCTGCGCAGATGCCGCTCGGCGCGCTCCCAATAATGCAGCGGCGATGCCAGCGAACAGAGGTCCAGATCGCCGACGGTATTGATCGCGAGCGCGCCGTCGAAACTGCTCTGGGACAAGGGTTTGCTATCGGCCGCCAGACAATGGCGACAGACCACTTCTTTCCAATAATCAAAGCGGCGCGGTGCGGGAACGGCAAGGGTCGAATACTGGGTGCTTGGGTTCATGGCACGGACCTCGGTACAGCGATGTAGTAAGCGCTTGAAAAAGGTGTACGGGTTGTCACCGACAGCAATTAATAGGCCAAGCACACCCACGCCCCTCTTGAGCGCTCAAGGCCGCCACCCTCACAAAGACCGTCTCCACGGCGGGGTAACGGCAAGGCCCTCGCCCTACCCATTTCGAGGCACGAGCCCCAGCGTTTTCGCTATGGGCGCACCAACGCCGGTCATTGCCGCGCCTTGTCTTTTCCAACCAAACGGTTGTCCTGACGAACCAAGCGGCGCCTCGCCGTGACGCCTAATTTCCACCTCACAGCAGCTCTTACCCCGCTGACGAGGCGTGCCATGCATCGACACTGTTCACCCCCCTTGACTGATTTCTCCTGGCTCCTGCAGAGGCGCGACCTGGTGCCGGAAGAGTCGGTTTATTGGTTGATTGAGTGGGGGGTCATGAGGCTGCTGCACCGACGACAAATCGCCAAGCGCGGCCCGTCGCCCAAGCACTGATGCCCACCCGTAGGCCTGAACCAAATAACGAGGAACTCAAGATGGAATCTGCAATCGACACACACCTCAAATGTCCACGCAGCCTGTCGCGCCGTGTGCCCGACGAGTACCAGCCGCCGTTCCCGATGTGGGTCGCGCGCGCCGACGAGACGTTGCAACAAGTGGTGATGGCCTACCTCGGCGTGCAGTATCGCGGCGAGGCACAGCGCGACGCCGCGCTCCAGGCGATGCGTCACATCGTCGGCAGTTTCAGCCTGGCCGATGGCCCGCAGACCCATGACTTGACCCACCACACCGACAGCAGCGGCTTCGATAATTTGATCGTGGTCGGCTACTGGAACGACCCGGCCGCCTACTGCCGCTGGTTGCGCTCGGCGCCGGTGAACGACTGGTGGGTCTCACCGGATCGTCTCAACGACGGCCTGGGCTATTTCCGCGAAATCAGCGCCCCGCGCGCCGAGCAATTCGAGACGCTGTATGCCTTCCAGGACAACCTGCCTGGTGTCGGCGCGGTAATGGATGCAACCAGTGGCGAGATCGAGGAGCACGGTTACTGGGGCTCGATGCGCGACCGTTTCCCAATCTCCCAGACCGACTGGATGAAGCCCACCAGTGAGCTGCAAGTGGTCGCCGGTGATCCGGCAAAAGGCGGGCGCGTGGTGGTTTTGGGGCACGACAACCTCACGCTGATTCGCTCCGGCCAGGACTGGGCGGACGCCGAAGCGGACGAACGCTCGCTGTACCTCGACGAGATCCTGCCGACCTTGCAGGACGGCATGGATTTTTTGCGTGACAACGGCCAGCCGTTGGGCTGCTACAGCAACCGGTTCGTACGCAATATCGACCTGGACGGCAACTTCCTAGACATCAGTTACAACATCGGCCACTGGCGCTCGGTGGAAAAACTCGAACGCTGGGCCGAGTCCCACCCGACCCACCTGCGCATTTTCGTGACGTTCTTCCGCGTGGCCGCAGGGCTGAAAAAGCTGCGGCTGTACCACGAAGTGTCGGTGTCGGACGCCAAGAGCCAGATCTTTGAGTACATCAACTGCCACGCGCAGACCGGCATGTTGCGCGATGCCTCTGTCGCGCAAGGAGTGCAACCATGAAATTGAGACCGATTGTTCTGGTGCTGGGGATGTTGCCGTTCGTCAAAAGCCAGGCCCTTGAAGTCGCCCCCGGAGATTTCGAGCCGCTGCCCGCCGGGGCCGATGCCGTGTTGTTTTACTACCAGCACGCGCAACGGTCGGACCTCTATCAGAACGGCCATAAAACCTCGGACAACGCCAAGCTCAGCTCCGACGTGGGCATCCTGCGTTACATCCATGCCATAGGCCTGGCCGAGAACCTTTCATGGGAGCCGCAGATATTGCTGCCGTTCGGCTACATGAATGCTTCGGGGGATGTCGGCGCGCTGGGGGACACCCATGGCGTGGCCGACCCGATCATCACCGCGCCGCTCAAATGGACGTTACCGACCGCGAACAAGGACGTGTTCGCCCTCGCCCCCTACCTGTATATCCCCATCGGCAGCTACGACAAAAACGATGCCTTGAACCTCGGTGAAAACCGCTGGCGAGCCACCTTACAAGCGGCCTACATCCACCATTTTTCGGCGCAGTGGGCGTTGGACACCGTCGCGGACGTGTCCTGGGTGTCGAGCAATAACGACTACGGCCCCACCGGCGCGAAACTCGAAGAGAACACGCGCTACGAATACCAGGCCGCCGTGCGCTACAACTGGACGCCCAGCACCACGTTCGCGCTCGGTGGCGGCTATGTGAGCGGGGCCGCCACCACGGTGGATGGCGTTGACCAGCACGACGGTCTGTCGACGTCCTACGCGCGTTTCACGGTCACGCACTTCGTCGATCCCACGCTGCAGCTCCAGGCGCAGTTGGGCAAGGACATCGAGGTCGAGCAAGGCTTCAGGGAAGGCGCTCGCCTGAATCTGCGGATCTTGAAAGTGTTCTGAATCCGGCTGTCCTTTTCAGCCAAGTGAGTGTCTTGCTCAACCATGCGCCTACGGCAGCAGAGGCCTAATTTGGTCTTCAACGCTACCCGGACCGAATCGATAAAAAGACAGGAAAATCATGGCCATTAATCGCCCCACGCTTGATCAGCTTTTAGCCATCGCGGCCCAGTTGAACATGCAACTGACCCACGAGCAGGCGGCGTCCTACCTTGAGCTCATGCAACCGAGTTTCGATGCCTACGATCTGGTCGACGAGCTGTGTGATTTCATCCCGCCCATCCGCTACGAGCGCAGTGGCGGCTATCGCCCCGCAAACAAAGAAAACCCGTTCAACGCCTGGTACTACCGCGCTGAAGTGAAAGGTGCCCGTGAGGGCCTGCTGGCCGGTAAAACCGTCGCGCTCAAAGACAACGTCGCCCTGGCCGGCGTGCCGATGATGAACGGCGCGGCAACGCTGCAAGGCTTTGTGCCGAGCTTCGACGCCACCGTGGTCACACGCTTGCTCGATGCCGGCGCAACCATCCACGGCAAAGCCACCTGCGAGCACTACTGCCTGTCCGGGGGCAGCCACACCTCTGACCCCGCACCGGTGCATAACCCGCACCGTCACGGGTTTTCCGCCGGTGGCTCCTCATCGGGCAGTGCCGCGTTGGTGGCCGCCGGCGAGGTGGACATCGCCGTCGGCGGCGATCAGGGCGGGTCAATCCGTATTCCGTCGGCCTTCTGCGGGACCTACGGCATGAAGCCGACCCATGGACTGGTGCCCTACACCGGCATCATGGCGATTGAAGCAACGATCGATCATGTCGGCCCCATCACCGCCACCGTGCGCGACAACGCATTGATGCTGCAGGCCATGGCCGGTGCGGACGGGCTCGATCCACGCCAGGCGGCGCCGCAGGTCGATGACTACTGCAGCTACCTGGCGCGGGGGGTGAGCGGGCTCAGAATCGGCGTCGTGCAGGAAGGGTTTGCGCTGGCCAACCAGGACCCGCGCGTGGCGGACAAAGTGCGCGAGGCCATCGCCCGCCTCGAGGCGTTGGGCGCGCAGGTGGAAGCGGTGTCCATTCCCGAACACACCTTGGCGGGATCGCTGTGGCACCCCATCGGTTGCGAGGGGTTGACCATGCAGATGATGCACGGCAACGGCGCAGGCTTTAACTGGAAAGGCTTGTACGACGTCGGTCTGCTGGACAAACAGGCCGGCTGGCGCGAGCAGGCTGACCACTTATCGGCGTCGCTCAAACTGTGCATGTTCGTCGGCCAATACGGCCTCACGCGCTACAACGGGCGCTACTACGCCAAGGCCCAAAACCTCGCACGGTTTGCGCGGCAAGGCTATGACAAGGCGCTGCTCGCCTATGACCTGCTGGTGATGCCGACCACCCCCATCATCGCCCAGCCCCATCCGCCAGCAGACTGCTCGATCACCGAGTACGTGGCCCGCGCCCTGGAAATGATCGGCAACACCGCGCCTCAGGACATCACCGGGCACCCGGCCATGTCGATTCCCTGCGGCTTGGTGGACGGCCTTCCGGTCGGGCTGATGCTGGTCGCCCGACACCATGCCGAAGGCACGATCTACCAGGCCGCCGCAGCGTTTGAAGCCGCGGTGGACTGGCGCACGCTCTGAGTTTATGACCTGAAAAACAATAAGAAACACCGACACGTTTGAATCACATCACAACCGCGTTGACTGACAGGAGAGACCCCATGAGTTCATCGACTTCCACAACCGCGACGACTTCAACGCCCGGCGAGCGGGCGTGGGCATTGTTTCAAGTGCTCAAGGGCAAAGACCTCATCCCGGAGGGCTATGTCGAGCAACTCACACAACTGATGGAACACGGCTGGACCCCGGAAAACGGCGCCCGTGTGGTCGCCAAGGCCTGGGTCGACCCGCAGTTCCGGGCGCAGTTGCTCAAGGATGGCACCGCTGCGTGCGCACAGTTCGGCTACACCGGCCCGCAGGGCGAATACATCGTCGCGCTGGAGGATACGCCAACGGTCAAGAACGTGATCGTGTGCAGCCTGTGCTCCTGCACCAACTGGCCGGTGCTCGGGCTGCCACCGGAGTGGTACAAGGGCTTCGAGTTCCGTGCGCGCCTGGTCCGGGAGGGCCGCACCGTATTGCGCGAACTGGGCACCGAGCTACCGAGCGACGTGGCAGTCAAGGTCTGGGACACCAGCGCCGAAAGCCGCTACCTGGTGTTGCCGCTAAGGCCCGAAGGCACCGAGCACATGAGTGAAGAGCAGCTTCAGGCGCTGGTGACCAAAGACGTGCTGATCGGCGTCGCCCTGCCGCGTATCGGCTGACACACCCCCACCTCATCGTTCAACTCCCGGAGTTTTTATTATGGATGGCTTTCACGATCTCGGCGGTTTCCAGGGCTTTGGCAAAGTCCCACACACCATCAACAGCCTGAGCTACAAACAGGTGTTCAAGCAGGACTGGGAGCACCTGGCCTACAGCCTGATGTTCCTCGGTGCCGATCACTTGAAAAAATTCAGCGTGGACGAAGTGCGTCACGCCGTCGAACGCCTGGACGTTCGCCAGCACGTCGACACCCAGTACTACGAACGCTATGTCATCGCCACCGCGACCCTGCTGGTCGAAACCGGCGTCATCACCCAGGCCGAGCTCGATCAGGCCTTGGGTTCGCACTTCAAGCTGGCGAACCCCGCGCAGTCCAACGGACGCTCGGCGATCACCGATCGCGCGCCCTTTGAAGTGGGCGACCGGGTTGTGGTGCGCGATGAGTATGTGGCCGGGCATATCCGCATGCCGGCCTACGTGCGTGGCAAGCGCGGCGTGGTGTTGCATCGCACCTCGGAAAAATGGCCGTTCCCGGATGCCATTGGCCATGGCGATACGAGCGCGGCGCACCAGCCGACTTACCACGTCGAGTTTTGCACGAGAGATCTGTGGGGGGATGCCGCAGACGAAGGCTTCGTGGTGGTCGACCTGTTCGAAAGCTACCTGGACAAGGTGACCCCATGATGAGCGGCGCCCAGGCGGGCCGATTGCCGGTGACGGTGCTTTCCGGCTTCCTCGGCGCCGGCAAGACCACCCTGCTCAACCATATCCTGCGCAACCGCCAAGGCCTGAGAGTGGCGGTGATCGTCAATGACATGAGCGAGGTCAACATCGATGCCGCAGAGGTGCAGCGCGATGTATCGCTGCACCGGGGGCGCGATGAGCTGATCGAAATGAGCAATGGCTGTATCTGCTGCACGCTGCGCGCCGATTTGCTGGAGCAGATCAGCACCCTGGCACGCCAGCAGCGTTTTGATTACCTGCTCATCGAATCCACGGGCATCTCGGAGCCGATGCCGGTCGCCGAGACGTTCGCCTTCCTTGATGCCGACGGCTTCAGTCTCAGCGAACTGGCGCGGCTCGACACTTTGGTGACGGTGGTCGACGGCAGCCGCTTTCAGGTGTTGCTTGAGTCGCCGGACGCCGTGGCCCGCGACGATGCACAGGCGGATACGCCCCAACGCCCGCTGGCAGATCTTCTGATCGAGCAGGTGGAGTACGCCAACGTCATTCTCGTCAACAAACGGGACCTGCTGGATGACGCGGGCTACCAGGCGGTGCACGGGATCCTCGCCGGGCTTAACCCGACCGCGCTGATCATGCCGATGGCCCACGGTAACGTTGAGTTATCCGCCCTCCTCGGCACCCATCGGTTTGATTTACCGAGCCTTGCCGCGTCGCCAGGCTGGATGCGGCAGATGGACGCGACCGACACCCCGGCCTCCGAATCTGACACCTATGGCGTGACGTCCTGGGTGTACCGCGAGCGCGCGCCCTTCCACCCACAGCGCTTGCTCGATTTTCTCCAGCGGCCCTGGCGCAACGGGCGCCTGCTGCGCAGCAAAGGGTACTTCTGGCTCGCCAGCCGGCACCTGGAAACCGGCCTGCTGGCGCAAAGCGGCAGGCAGTTCCAGTGGGACTATGTGGGGCGCTGGTGGAGTTTTGTCGAGCAGTCGCAATGGCCACGGGATGAATATCGCTTGCAGAGCATCATGGCCAAGTGGGACAGCGTCGTCGGGGACTGCCGGCAGGAACTGGTGTTTATCGGCCAGGACCTGGACACCCAGGCCTTGCAGCGCGAACTCGACCACTGCCTGCTCAGCGCCGAGGAAATCGCCGCCGGCCCGCACGCCTGGCAAGCCCTGCCGGGGGCAGCAGCCTTTGATGCCTATGCCTTATCGGCGCCGACGCGCCGCTTGCAGGCTGAGCCCATTTGACCGAGGTGAGGTGTTCCATGCTTTTTTTCAGGCCAACCACGCGCTGGGTACTGGCGCCGCTCGCCGACAGACTGGAGCAGCCCGACCAGGCCTGCACGCCATTGTCTTCGAGCAACCCGTTATTGCGCCGCATCCTGTGCGGTGTCGAGC encodes the following:
- a CDS encoding helix-turn-helix domain-containing protein, producing the protein MNPSTQYSTLAVPAPRRFDYWKEVVCRHCLAADSKPLSQSSFDGALAINTVGDLDLCSLASPLHYWERAERHLRSGPAEDLWLGFARNGHGQIEQGGRKASLAAGNLFLYDATQAFRFSFGGTENHLVRIPRALLTDRLPRIAECTAMVLDDRRPGVIPLREMLRQAASTPASLQDERIATRYSAALLDLLVISLELQDLKTTHQELDLYGRIMQYIQRHLTEPDLSIEVIAQAHNVSTRTVTRAFARYQKTPVAEIWKERLNASREAIERGQVRSVSQAALDFGFSDFSHFSHAFRKAFGVAPNTLLRRD
- a CDS encoding phenylacetaldoxime dehydratase family protein — encoded protein: MESAIDTHLKCPRSLSRRVPDEYQPPFPMWVARADETLQQVVMAYLGVQYRGEAQRDAALQAMRHIVGSFSLADGPQTHDLTHHTDSSGFDNLIVVGYWNDPAAYCRWLRSAPVNDWWVSPDRLNDGLGYFREISAPRAEQFETLYAFQDNLPGVGAVMDATSGEIEEHGYWGSMRDRFPISQTDWMKPTSELQVVAGDPAKGGRVVVLGHDNLTLIRSGQDWADAEADERSLYLDEILPTLQDGMDFLRDNGQPLGCYSNRFVRNIDLDGNFLDISYNIGHWRSVEKLERWAESHPTHLRIFVTFFRVAAGLKKLRLYHEVSVSDAKSQIFEYINCHAQTGMLRDASVAQGVQP
- a CDS encoding transporter, translating into MKLRPIVLVLGMLPFVKSQALEVAPGDFEPLPAGADAVLFYYQHAQRSDLYQNGHKTSDNAKLSSDVGILRYIHAIGLAENLSWEPQILLPFGYMNASGDVGALGDTHGVADPIITAPLKWTLPTANKDVFALAPYLYIPIGSYDKNDALNLGENRWRATLQAAYIHHFSAQWALDTVADVSWVSSNNDYGPTGAKLEENTRYEYQAAVRYNWTPSTTFALGGGYVSGAATTVDGVDQHDGLSTSYARFTVTHFVDPTLQLQAQLGKDIEVEQGFREGARLNLRILKVF
- a CDS encoding amidase, with product MAINRPTLDQLLAIAAQLNMQLTHEQAASYLELMQPSFDAYDLVDELCDFIPPIRYERSGGYRPANKENPFNAWYYRAEVKGAREGLLAGKTVALKDNVALAGVPMMNGAATLQGFVPSFDATVVTRLLDAGATIHGKATCEHYCLSGGSHTSDPAPVHNPHRHGFSAGGSSSGSAALVAAGEVDIAVGGDQGGSIRIPSAFCGTYGMKPTHGLVPYTGIMAIEATIDHVGPITATVRDNALMLQAMAGADGLDPRQAAPQVDDYCSYLARGVSGLRIGVVQEGFALANQDPRVADKVREAIARLEALGAQVEAVSIPEHTLAGSLWHPIGCEGLTMQMMHGNGAGFNWKGLYDVGLLDKQAGWREQADHLSASLKLCMFVGQYGLTRYNGRYYAKAQNLARFARQGYDKALLAYDLLVMPTTPIIAQPHPPADCSITEYVARALEMIGNTAPQDITGHPAMSIPCGLVDGLPVGLMLVARHHAEGTIYQAAAAFEAAVDWRTL
- the nthA gene encoding nitrile hydratase subunit alpha, translated to MSSSTSTTATTSTPGERAWALFQVLKGKDLIPEGYVEQLTQLMEHGWTPENGARVVAKAWVDPQFRAQLLKDGTAACAQFGYTGPQGEYIVALEDTPTVKNVIVCSLCSCTNWPVLGLPPEWYKGFEFRARLVREGRTVLRELGTELPSDVAVKVWDTSAESRYLVLPLRPEGTEHMSEEQLQALVTKDVLIGVALPRIG
- the nthB gene encoding nitrile hydratase subunit beta; this encodes MDGFHDLGGFQGFGKVPHTINSLSYKQVFKQDWEHLAYSLMFLGADHLKKFSVDEVRHAVERLDVRQHVDTQYYERYVIATATLLVETGVITQAELDQALGSHFKLANPAQSNGRSAITDRAPFEVGDRVVVRDEYVAGHIRMPAYVRGKRGVVLHRTSEKWPFPDAIGHGDTSAAHQPTYHVEFCTRDLWGDAADEGFVVVDLFESYLDKVTP
- a CDS encoding GTP-binding protein, giving the protein MMSGAQAGRLPVTVLSGFLGAGKTTLLNHILRNRQGLRVAVIVNDMSEVNIDAAEVQRDVSLHRGRDELIEMSNGCICCTLRADLLEQISTLARQQRFDYLLIESTGISEPMPVAETFAFLDADGFSLSELARLDTLVTVVDGSRFQVLLESPDAVARDDAQADTPQRPLADLLIEQVEYANVILVNKRDLLDDAGYQAVHGILAGLNPTALIMPMAHGNVELSALLGTHRFDLPSLAASPGWMRQMDATDTPASESDTYGVTSWVYRERAPFHPQRLLDFLQRPWRNGRLLRSKGYFWLASRHLETGLLAQSGRQFQWDYVGRWWSFVEQSQWPRDEYRLQSIMAKWDSVVGDCRQELVFIGQDLDTQALQRELDHCLLSAEEIAAGPHAWQALPGAAAFDAYALSAPTRRLQAEPI